The following is a genomic window from Caldicellulosiruptor danielii.
TCTGTAATATTATCCCTACTTGTCGGAATACTTCTGTTTTTTTATATTCCTACTTGGTCTGTCGAAATATTCAAAAGTTTTGAACTCAATAGTTTTTGGAAAAACATGATAGAGGGGATAGTAAGAGTAATAGTTTTTATTCTTTATCTTTTATTTGCATCCCAGATAAAAGAAATAAAAAGGGTCTTTGAGTATCACGGAGCAGAACACAAAACAATCTTTGCATATGAAAATGGTGAAGAGTTGACGGCTGAGAATATAAAAAAATATTCTACACACCATCCAAGATGTGGAACAAGCTTCTTATTTATTGTTATAATTATCAGTATTATCGTTTTTACATTATCTGGTTGGCAGTCTGTGGTTATGAGAACTCTAATACGACTTTTACTTCTTCCTGTAATTGTTGGTATATCATATGAGATAATAAGATGGGCTGGTAAAAGTGAAAGCATTTTGGCAAGGATAATCTCATATCCTGGTCTTTGGCTTCAGAACATTACGACAAAAGAGCCTGACGAAAAGCAGATAGAAGTTGCAATTGAGGCATTAAAGGAGGTAGTTCCGGAGGATAAAAAGCTTGATGAGTGGTAGATTAAAGACCATTGGCGAGGTTTTGAATGAAGCTGCCCTGATGTTAAGAGATTATTGTGAAAAGAAAAAGAAGACTACAAGAAGATTGCTCTTATGATAGTTTCGCAGATACTTGACATGGATAAAACAGAGGTTATTCTAAATAAAGGTTTACCTGTAGGACAGGGCAAATATGAAAAGATTGTAAATGCTGTATCAAAATATTTACATGACAATCCTCTTCAATATTGTACAAATAAAGCTTTCTTTATGGGTCTTGAATTTTATGTTGATGAAAATGTTTTAATTCCGCGATTTGACACAGAGGTTTTGGTAGAGGTTGCTATAGAAATCTTCAAAGGTAAGAAAAATCTGTACTTTTTAGATATTGGCACGGGTAGTGGATGCATTGCAGTGGCTCTTTGCAAATTTTTAGATTGCAGGGTTTTAGCTGTTGATATTTCAGAAAGAGCACTTGATGTTGCAAGGAAGAATGCTAAATTAAATGGTGTGGAAAATAAGATTTCGTTCATAAGAAGCAACTTATTTGAAGATATTCCCAAAAATCTTGAATTTGATGCCATACTTAGCAATCCACCTTATATCTCTAAGAATGAAATTTTTGAACTTGACCAACGGGTTTTAAAAGAGCCGCATATTGCTCTGTTTTCAAAAGAAGATGGGCTTTGGTTTTTCAAAGAGATTGCAAACAAAGCAAAGCTATATCTCAAAGATGATGGTTATATTATTTTTGAAGTTGGATTTTCTCAAGCTGAAGAAGTCAAGAGAATTTTAGAACAAAGCGGTTATAAGAATATAAAGTCAAGAAAGGATTTGAACAATATTGAAAGATGTATCTTTGCAATAAATGGGTAAGAATATATTGGATGGGGTGATTGAATGATAGAGAAGCTTCAAGTAATTGAGGAAAAATATTTAGAACTTGAAAAAAAGATTGCAGATCCTGAGATAATAAGCCAACCACAAGAATGGCAAAAACTTATGAAAGAACACAGCAATCTTCAGCCAATTGTGGAAAAGTTCAGAGAATACAAGAGAATTTTAAATACCATTAAAGAAGCTGAAGAGCTTTTAGATACAGACCTTGACGAGGATTTCGAAAAACTTGTAAAAGAAGAGCTAAATCAGGCAAAAGAACAGAAAGAAATTGTTGAAACGCAGCTTAAGATTTTACTTTTGCCCAAGGACCCAAACGACGAAAAAAATGTTATAATGGAGATAAGAGCAGGTGCAGGTGGCGAGGAAGCAGCATTATTTGCAGCCGAGCTTTTTAGGATGTATTCAAGATATGCTGAGAGGAAAAACTGGAAGGTTGAAGTGATGTCAACAAGTGAGAGTGACTTGGACGGGTTTAAAGAAGTAATTTTCATGATAAGCGGAAAAGGTGCATATAGCAGGCTCAAATATGAAAGTGGAGTTCATAGGGTTCAAAGAGTGCCTGTGACAGAGTCAGGTGGAAGAATTCATACATCAACAGCAACTGTTGCGGTTTTGCCAGAAGTTGAGGATGTTGAAGTTGAGATAAGAGAAGAGGACCTTGAGATAGACACATTCAGAGCAGGCGGTGCAGGAGGTCAGCATGTAAACAAGACAGAGTCAGCCGTCAGAATTGTTCACAAACCCACAGGAATTGTTGTGACCTGCCAGGACGAAAGGTCGCAGCATGCAAACAGGGACAGGGCAATGAAGATACTCAGAGCAAGGCTTTATGATTACTATCAGAGCATTCAGCAGAAAGAAATAGAAAGTCAAAGAAGAAGCCAGGTTGGAACAGGTGACAGAAGCGAAAGAATAAGAACATATAACTTCCCTCAGGGACGTGTAACAGACCACAGGATTGGTCTTACTTTGTACAAGCTTGAGCAGGTTTTAGACGGTGAGCTTGATGAGATTATCGATGCGCTGATTACTCACTTTCAGACAGAGAGATTAAAAGAAGTAAGTTAAATTGCCGATAAATATTATGATTGAGCGCGCAAAATTATAACCAGAAAAGGGATGATGATGAAAGATGGATATTCTTTCAATTGGCGGGTTGATATTGGGATTTGGTTCTCTTTTAACTGCATTTATAATTGAGAAAGGTAATCCTGCAAAACTTTTACAGATTTCAGCAGCTATGATTGTTTTTGGTGGAACAATTTCGGCGGTACTTGTATCATATCCAATGTCAGAGATTAAACTTGCAATAAAACATTTAAAAATGGTTTTTATGGATAAAAAGATTGATTTTTCAAGCATTGTTGAGCAGCTTGTTCAGCTTTCTGACAGGGCAAGAAAAGAAGGTCTGTTGGCTTTAGAGCAGGAGATTCCCAATATTCAAAATCCACTCTTAAAAAAGGGTTTAGGACTTGTTGTTGATGGTATTGAAGGTGAGGTTATAAGAGACATTTTGGATAGAGAGGTTTATCTTGCAGAGAATGAACTAAAGGCTGCAGCAGAGGTTTTTGAAGCAGCAGGTGGTTATTCACCTACAATGGGTATTATAGGTACTGTAATGGGGCTAATTTCAGTTTTAAGCAATATATCAAATCCTGACGAAGTTGCACCAGCTATCGCTGTTGCGTTTGTTGCAACACTTTACGGTGTTTCATTTGCGAATCTTGTGTGGCTCAACTTTGGAAAAAAGATAAAAACAAAGGCAAAACAGGAGAGAATGCTAAATGAAATAATTGTGGAAGGTCTTTTATCAATTCAAGCTGGCGAAAATCCAAGAATACTTAGAGAAAAAATTGGAGGAATACTTCAAGAAGAGAAGCAACGACAAGCCCAAGCTAGTGAGACTGCGTCAGCTACAATTGGAGGGTGATATAAATGGGCAGAAGAAGAGGGGAAGAGCTTGAAAAAGAAAATCACGAGCGATGGCTTATTACGTATGCTGATTTAATTACCCTTTTACTCATTTACTTTGTGGTTTTATATTCAATGAGTAAGATTGATATAGACAAGTACAAAAATTTTACAGAATCACTAACATCTGTTTTGAAAGGTACAGCTTATATCTTTGAAAACTCTGGTCCCTCTATATTGGAAGGATTGTCTGGAAAGAATGTCAAAGGAACAAACACTGATGTTGGTGGGACAACGAAAAATAGACAGATGACTGAGGAAGAACTCATAAATGATATACAGAAACAGGTTTTGGGGCTTATAAAAGAACATGGCATTGAAGGTAAAGTGCTTGTGATACAGGAAGAGAGAGGATTATCAATTTTACTTAAAGATGTGTTATTTGACACAGGTTCCGCGAAGCTTACACCCCAGGCAAAAGAAGTTGTGCATGAGATTGCAAAGATTTTAGAGAAGGTTCCGAATAACAATATCAGAATTGAAGGACATACAGACAATGTCCCTATACACAACAAATACTTTTATTCTAACTGGGAACTTTCAACAGCAAGAGCTACATCTGTATTGCAGGAAATTCTTAGAGTTTCAAAAGTGAGGCCCGAGAGATTTTCTGTTGTTGGCTATGGAGAGTACAGACCAATTGCTTCTAATAAAACACCAGAAGGAAGAGCACTCAACAGAAGAGTTACAATTGTGATAATGAGAACAGTCTACAGCAAAGCGGAACCTGTAAGATAAGAGAATTTGTTAAATATGTGCTTGAAATGTTTATAAAAGGGATAAAATTTTCATAATATTTAAATGAAATTGGTTAATTTTAAACTTGCTTTGTTAAAAATAAATTTTTTGATTTTCAACCTTTTTGGTTTTTTTTGTGGGATAGCCGGAGCATTTGTTGGTGCACTGACGGGTTTGGTCCTGCCTTTAAATGATGAAAAGGTGAGAGATTCTTTAATTGGTTTTACCTCGGGACTTATGCTTGGTTTAATTTGCTTTGGACTTATCCCTGAAGCTGTAAGCATTTCAAACTTGCTCGTGTGTATTTTAGTATTGATTGCTTCATACTTTATGATTGGAATATTAGAAAAAGCACTGACAATGAGATATTTACTTTCACAGAACAGATATCTCAAAAGTGGAATACTTATTTTAGTTGCTCTTTCTCTTCACAACTTTCCTGAAGGGTTAGCAATAGGAAGTAGCTTTGCTGTAGAAAAGAGTTTCGGGATTTTAGTAGGTATTATGATAATAATTCATGATATTCCAGAAGGCTTTGTTCTTTCGCTACCTTTGAAAATAGCGAAACAAAGTAAAAATAAAATACTAAAATATGCAATATTGTCAGGAGTTCCCACAGGTATTGGATGTTTAACTGGAAGTATGATAAGCTATATTAACAAGTGTGTGGTAGCAGGATGTCTTACTTGTGCAGCAGGTGCAATGCTGTATGTTGTGATGAATGAGCTTATTCCAGAGTATAGCCGAAAAGAAAACATTAAAATGGCAACAATCTCAAACATTATGGGCATTATTATAGCATTATTACTTTTGGAGTGGTTGGAATTATGACAATTATCATTGATGCAAAAGAAGGTATAGATTATAAAAAGCTTGAAAAAGCAGCTTTGATATTGAAAGAAGGTGGGCTTGTTGCCTTTCCAACAGAAACTGTTTATGGTGTCGGAGCAAACGCTCTCTTAAAAGATGCTGTAGATAAGATTTTTTGGGCTAAAGGAAGACCTCAGGACAATCCGTTGATTGTTCATGTATCTTCGAAAGATATGCTTGAGATGTGTGCTGAAATTACAGATGAAAGGGTTTATATGCTCATAGAAAGATTTTGGCCAGGACCGCTTACAATTGTTCTACCCAAGAAAAATGTTATTCCTGACAACGTCACAGCAAGTCTTTCGACGGTTGGTGTTAGAATGCCTGCGAATAGAATCGCGCTTGAACTAATAAAACTTGCTGGAGTACCAGTGGCAGCACCATCAGCAAACGTCTCTGGAAAACCAAGTCCTACAGAAGCTAAGCATGTAATAGAAGACCTGATGAATAAAGTGGATGTCATAATAGATGGAGGCAAATGTTCTTTTGGACTTGAATCAACTGTGGTGGATTTGAGCGGCGAAAAAGCTGTGATTTTAAGACCTGGCGCAATTTCATATTTTGCTTTGAAAGAGGTGCTTGGTAATATAGAGTTAGAGTATAGCAAAGCGGTGGTGGAAGGACTAACTGGAACTGTACCAAGGTCACCTGGCATGAAGTACAAGCACTATGCACCCGATGCCAAGCTCATAATAGTAAAAGGAAGAATTGATAAGAGGATTGACAAAATAAATGATATGAAAAAGGAGTTTGAGTATAAAGGATACAAGGTTGGGATTTTGTGCTTTTATGAGACAGTTCACAATTTTGATTCGCAGTACAAACTCATTTTAGGAAGCATGTTTGATGCAAAAGAGTGTGGAAGAAATCTGTTTTCGATACTCAGAAAGTTCAATCAACTTGGTGTTGATTATATACTTTGTGAGTGGGGGGAGTTTGACTTAGAATTTCTTGCTCTGGAAAATAGACTTTACAAAGCAGCAGCAAACAACATTGTTGAGGTGTTGTGATATTGAAAAAGAAAATACTTTTTGTGTGCACAGGTAATACCTGCAGAAGTCCTATGGCAGAACATCTTTTGAAGGAAAAGCTAAAAAAGATGAATATAGATAACATTGAAGTTGAATCAGCAGGACTTTCTGCATTTTTTCCACAAAAGGCTTCAAAAAATGCTATTTTGGCAAT
Proteins encoded in this region:
- a CDS encoding DUF1385 domain-containing protein, producing the protein MKKTTIGGMALIEGIMMKGPKKISIVIRKPNGELYREVKDLTIDDTNKLKKIPFVRGVFILFEQMVLGTKALMKSANIALEELPDEEKEKRKDFVDKLFEKKVFQKLGITDIAIYFSVILSLLVGILLFFYIPTWSVEIFKSFELNSFWKNMIEGIVRVIVFILYLLFASQIKEIKRVFEYHGAEHKTIFAYENGEELTAENIKKYSTHHPRCGTSFLFIVIIISIIVFTLSGWQSVVMRTLIRLLLLPVIVGISYEIIRWAGKSESILARIISYPGLWLQNITTKEPDEKQIEVAIEALKEVVPEDKKLDEW
- the prmC gene encoding peptide chain release factor N(5)-glutamine methyltransferase, whose product is MIVSQILDMDKTEVILNKGLPVGQGKYEKIVNAVSKYLHDNPLQYCTNKAFFMGLEFYVDENVLIPRFDTEVLVEVAIEIFKGKKNLYFLDIGTGSGCIAVALCKFLDCRVLAVDISERALDVARKNAKLNGVENKISFIRSNLFEDIPKNLEFDAILSNPPYISKNEIFELDQRVLKEPHIALFSKEDGLWFFKEIANKAKLYLKDDGYIIFEVGFSQAEEVKRILEQSGYKNIKSRKDLNNIERCIFAING
- the prfA gene encoding peptide chain release factor 1, translating into MIEKLQVIEEKYLELEKKIADPEIISQPQEWQKLMKEHSNLQPIVEKFREYKRILNTIKEAEELLDTDLDEDFEKLVKEELNQAKEQKEIVETQLKILLLPKDPNDEKNVIMEIRAGAGGEEAALFAAELFRMYSRYAERKNWKVEVMSTSESDLDGFKEVIFMISGKGAYSRLKYESGVHRVQRVPVTESGGRIHTSTATVAVLPEVEDVEVEIREEDLEIDTFRAGGAGGQHVNKTESAVRIVHKPTGIVVTCQDERSQHANRDRAMKILRARLYDYYQSIQQKEIESQRRSQVGTGDRSERIRTYNFPQGRVTDHRIGLTLYKLEQVLDGELDEIIDALITHFQTERLKEVS
- a CDS encoding flagellar motor protein, with translation MDILSIGGLILGFGSLLTAFIIEKGNPAKLLQISAAMIVFGGTISAVLVSYPMSEIKLAIKHLKMVFMDKKIDFSSIVEQLVQLSDRARKEGLLALEQEIPNIQNPLLKKGLGLVVDGIEGEVIRDILDREVYLAENELKAAAEVFEAAGGYSPTMGIIGTVMGLISVLSNISNPDEVAPAIAVAFVATLYGVSFANLVWLNFGKKIKTKAKQERMLNEIIVEGLLSIQAGENPRILREKIGGILQEEKQRQAQASETASATIGG
- a CDS encoding OmpA family protein; translated protein: MGRRRGEELEKENHERWLITYADLITLLLIYFVVLYSMSKIDIDKYKNFTESLTSVLKGTAYIFENSGPSILEGLSGKNVKGTNTDVGGTTKNRQMTEEELINDIQKQVLGLIKEHGIEGKVLVIQEERGLSILLKDVLFDTGSAKLTPQAKEVVHEIAKILEKVPNNNIRIEGHTDNVPIHNKYFYSNWELSTARATSVLQEILRVSKVRPERFSVVGYGEYRPIASNKTPEGRALNRRVTIVIMRTVYSKAEPVR
- a CDS encoding ZIP family metal transporter, whose product is MKLVNFKLALLKINFLIFNLFGFFCGIAGAFVGALTGLVLPLNDEKVRDSLIGFTSGLMLGLICFGLIPEAVSISNLLVCILVLIASYFMIGILEKALTMRYLLSQNRYLKSGILILVALSLHNFPEGLAIGSSFAVEKSFGILVGIMIIIHDIPEGFVLSLPLKIAKQSKNKILKYAILSGVPTGIGCLTGSMISYINKCVVAGCLTCAAGAMLYVVMNELIPEYSRKENIKMATISNIMGIIIALLLLEWLEL
- a CDS encoding L-threonylcarbamoyladenylate synthase; translated protein: MTIIIDAKEGIDYKKLEKAALILKEGGLVAFPTETVYGVGANALLKDAVDKIFWAKGRPQDNPLIVHVSSKDMLEMCAEITDERVYMLIERFWPGPLTIVLPKKNVIPDNVTASLSTVGVRMPANRIALELIKLAGVPVAAPSANVSGKPSPTEAKHVIEDLMNKVDVIIDGGKCSFGLESTVVDLSGEKAVILRPGAISYFALKEVLGNIELEYSKAVVEGLTGTVPRSPGMKYKHYAPDAKLIIVKGRIDKRIDKINDMKKEFEYKGYKVGILCFYETVHNFDSQYKLILGSMFDAKECGRNLFSILRKFNQLGVDYILCEWGEFDLEFLALENRLYKAAANNIVEVL